A window of the Labrus mixtus chromosome 8, fLabMix1.1, whole genome shotgun sequence genome harbors these coding sequences:
- the rheb gene encoding GTP-binding protein Rheb encodes MPQPKSRKIAILGYRSVGKSSLTIQFVEGQFVDSYDPTIENTFTKMITINGQEYHLQLVDTAGQDEYSIFPQTYSIDINGYILVYSVTSNKSFEVVQVIHEKLLDMVGKVQVPIMLVGNKNDLHMERVISCEEGKALAESWNAAFMESSAKENQTAVEVFRRMILEAEKMDGGVQPGKTSCSMM; translated from the exons ATGCCGCAGCCGAAATCACGAAAAATCGCCATCCTCGGGTACAGATCCGTAG GAAAGTCCTCCTTGACGATTCAGTTTGTGGAGGGCCAGTTTGTTGACTCCTATGACCCAACAATAGAAAACA CTTTTACTAAAATGATCACAATAAACGGACAAGAGTACCATCTTCAGCTGGTAGACACAGCAGGACAG GATGAGTACTCCATCTTCCCACAGACGTACTCCATAGACATCAACGGTTACATTCTGGTCTATTCAGTCACGTCTAATAAAAG CTTTGAAGTTGTACAAGTTATCCATGAAAAACTATTGGACATGGTGGGAAAAGTTCA AGTACCAATTATGCTAGTTGGGAACAAGAACGACCTACATATGGAGCG AGTAATCAGTTGTGAAGAAGGAAAAGCATTAGCTGAGTCCTGGAACGCTGCCTTCATGGAGTCCTCGGCTAAAGAGAACCAG ACGGCCGTGGAGGTTTTCCGGAGGATGATCCTGGAGGCAGAGAAGATGGACGGCGGCGTGCAGCCAGGGAAAACCTCCTGCTCCATGATGTAG
- the LOC132978476 gene encoding leucine-rich repeat-containing protein 30-like codes for MGGKQSRSFSSKDLNDLSVSQKRKSAGKDDMPSLSSAAERIRRHATVHFGYSTLSLAMRGLNGTPVELWELRELQKLNLSMNSLCSLPPALGTLDNLVVLNLWGNNLSSLPPEIGLLQKLRVLFACRNRLSEVPEELGSCARLEVLSLANNQITGLPGSLATMNSLTKLNLSHNRIVHIPTCVYSMKGLVFLHLACNRLETIADQIQDLVNLKILIVEGNSIHTLPKTLCFLESLELLNVDFNDLQNVPVEMYLLSKLGRLACHPMDKGLHIIHNPLLKPIQEVLQGGLSALYNYLKPT; via the coding sequence ATGGGTGGGAAGCAATCTCGCAGTTTCTCCAGTAAGGACCTGAATGATTTGAGTGTAAGCCAAAAGAGGAAGAGCGCCGGAAAGGACGACATGCCGAGCCTGTCCTCGGCTGCTGAGAGGATCCGCAGACATGCAACGGTACACTTTGGATACAGCACCCTCAGTCTGGCCATGCGGGGACTGAACGGGACCCCCGTTGAGCTTTGGGAGCTCAGAGAACTGCAAAAACTAAACTTGTCAATGAACTCCCTTTGCTCTTTGCCCCCTGCCCTGGGAACTCTGGACAACCTGGTGGTCCTCAACTTGTGGGGAAACAACCTGTCGAGCCTACCGCCTGAGATCGGCCTTCTCCAGAAGCTGCGGGTGCTCTTTGCCTGCCGGAACCGTTTGAGCGAGGTACCGGAGGAGCTCGGGTCCTGTGCTCGACTCGAGGTACTCAGCCTGGCTAACAACCAGATCACGGGCCTTCCTGGCAGCTTGGCAACCATGAACAGTCTGACCAAACTCAACCTCAGCCACAATCGAATCGTCCACATCCCAACATGTGTCTACAGCATGAAGGGCCTGGTCTTTCTTCACCTGGCTTGTAACCGATTGGAGACCATTGCGGACCAAATCCAGGACTTGGTAAACCTTAAGATCCTTATCGTGGAGGGGAACAGCATTCACACATTGCCTAAAACGCTGTGCTTCCTGGAGTCTTTAGAACTGCTCAATGTTGACTTCAATGACCTGCAAAATGTGCCTGTGGAAATGTACCTACTGAGCAAGCTTGGGAGATTGGCATGCCACCCGATGGATAAAGGACTACATATAATCCACAATCCCCTCCTGAAGCCCATACAGGAGGTACTGCAAGGAGGACTCAGTGCCCTCTATAACTACCTCAAGCCCACGTGA